A genomic region of Exiguobacterium sp. Helios contains the following coding sequences:
- a CDS encoding HNH endonuclease family protein encodes MFQKIKLLAVSFVLFLTAFQFDLSPVSALPSGIPSKATAQSELNALTVKTESTMTGYSRDLFPHWSSQGSGCDTRQVVLKRDADSYVGSCPVTSGSWYSYYDGLTFTNPSDLDIDHVVPLAEAWRSGASSWTTTTRQAFANDLNGPQLIAVSASSNRSKGDQDPSTWKPTRAGASCAYSKMWINTKSRWGLSLQSSEKTALQTMLNTCTY; translated from the coding sequence ATGTTCCAGAAAATCAAGCTACTCGCCGTATCGTTTGTTTTGTTTCTCACTGCGTTTCAGTTCGATCTCTCACCCGTTTCCGCACTCCCGTCCGGCATCCCGTCAAAAGCGACGGCTCAATCTGAGCTCAACGCACTGACAGTCAAAACCGAAAGTACGATGACCGGTTACTCCCGTGATCTCTTCCCACATTGGAGCAGCCAAGGAAGCGGTTGTGATACGCGTCAAGTCGTCTTGAAACGCGATGCGGATTCTTACGTCGGAAGCTGTCCGGTTACGTCCGGCTCATGGTACAGTTATTATGATGGACTGACATTCACGAACCCGTCCGATCTCGACATCGATCATGTCGTGCCGCTCGCGGAAGCATGGCGTTCGGGTGCAAGCAGCTGGACGACAACGACACGTCAGGCATTCGCAAACGACCTCAACGGTCCGCAATTGATTGCCGTCTCTGCAAGCTCGAACCGTTCAAAAGGTGACCAGGATCCATCGACATGGAAACCAACCCGTGCCGGCGCAAGCTGTGCGTACTCGAAGATGTGGATCAATACGAAAAGTCGTTGGGGCTTAAGTCTCCAATCCTCTGAAAAAACAGCACTGCAAACGATGCTGAACACCTGTACATACTAA
- a CDS encoding DUF4317 domain-containing protein — MNKQDISDIRRHFKVDSELLKINEIYNVYIRKETSEIFYEESRPFAFLELEQQELFLANFKKVLTGKLDIKLFEVKFQQPEEGATGHTQQLLYEGLYTEETEDWTEQMQQIALKMVQDVQYDNDIVVTFIRGQYYKTTKRQEDETEVNKNDEVYTTPFILSSLNQTELPKQSLVFDYVDLEFKSNLLINPVIKLASPIGGFLFPCFTDNAADVNRVLYTASKPNKPDVLFIENVLNGEQIVTAEEDKAVFEEIVKLVIGESVDSKTLAGVYEEVNHLLVVEDEKEDEPEDIPMLDVKEVERVLKASGIEDVSTEQVERAFKTVIDDTTYEMKASNIVPNYEAKSIKINTKVANISVSAQDLKYIKQVNYNGKQCLLIEVEEDTVIDGFTLVSEENILS; from the coding sequence ATGAACAAACAAGACATCAGTGATATCCGTCGCCATTTTAAGGTCGATTCGGAACTACTTAAAATCAACGAAATTTACAATGTATATATCCGCAAGGAAACGAGTGAAATCTTCTATGAAGAAAGCCGTCCGTTCGCCTTTCTCGAACTCGAACAACAGGAGCTGTTCCTAGCGAACTTCAAGAAAGTCCTGACCGGGAAACTCGACATCAAGTTGTTTGAAGTTAAGTTCCAGCAGCCAGAAGAAGGCGCGACCGGACATACGCAACAACTGTTGTACGAAGGACTCTACACGGAAGAGACGGAAGACTGGACGGAACAGATGCAACAAATTGCGCTGAAGATGGTCCAGGACGTGCAGTACGACAATGATATTGTCGTCACGTTCATCCGCGGACAGTACTACAAGACGACAAAACGGCAGGAAGACGAGACGGAGGTCAACAAAAACGATGAAGTTTATACGACTCCGTTCATTCTCAGCAGTCTCAATCAGACGGAACTGCCGAAACAATCGCTTGTCTTCGACTACGTCGATCTCGAGTTCAAGTCGAATCTGCTGATCAACCCGGTCATCAAACTTGCGTCACCAATCGGTGGCTTTTTATTCCCCTGCTTCACGGATAATGCGGCGGACGTCAACCGTGTCCTTTATACGGCAAGCAAGCCGAATAAACCGGACGTTTTGTTCATCGAAAACGTCCTGAACGGCGAACAAATCGTGACGGCAGAAGAAGACAAAGCGGTATTTGAAGAAATCGTCAAACTGGTCATCGGCGAATCAGTCGATTCAAAAACGCTTGCGGGTGTCTATGAGGAAGTCAATCATCTGCTCGTCGTTGAGGACGAAAAGGAAGACGAGCCGGAAGACATCCCGATGCTGGACGTCAAAGAAGTCGAACGGGTCTTAAAGGCGAGCGGAATCGAAGACGTCAGTACGGAACAGGTCGAACGGGCCTTCAAAACAGTCATCGATGATACGACATACGAAATGAAGGCGAGTAACATCGTCCCGAACTATGAAGCGAAATCAATTAAGATCAATACGAAAGTCGCGAACATCTCGGTCAGTGCGCAGGATTTGAAGTACATCAAGCAGGTCAATTACAACGGCAAACAATGTCTGCTGATCGAAGTCGAGGAAGATACCGTCATTGACGGCTTTACACTCGTTTCGGAAGAAAATATTTTAAGTTAA